In Spirochaeta thermophila DSM 6578, the following proteins share a genomic window:
- a CDS encoding response regulator produces MKHIMVVDDSEVILRIVSQTLQMHGYSQILTASNGKDALPIIKEHLGKIALYIFDVNMPEMDGLSLLKEVRTLDKTTPIIMLTTETDKEKIMAARESGATGWIIKPFEGEKFIKVVKMYLG; encoded by the coding sequence ATGAAACACATCATGGTGGTGGATGACTCGGAGGTCATCCTCAGGATCGTGAGTCAGACACTCCAGATGCATGGGTATTCCCAGATACTCACGGCATCCAACGGGAAGGATGCCCTGCCTATCATCAAGGAACACCTGGGCAAGATCGCGCTCTACATCTTCGATGTGAACATGCCGGAGATGGACGGTCTCTCCCTCCTCAAGGAGGTGAGGACCCTGGACAAGACCACGCCCATCATCATGCTCACCACGGAGACCGACAAAGAGAAGATCATGGCTGCCAGGGAGTCCGGTGCCACCGGATGGATCATAAAGCCCTTCGAGGGCGAGAAGTTCATCAAGGTGGTGAAGATGTACCTCGGGTAA
- a CDS encoding methyl-accepting chemotaxis protein, with amino-acid sequence MKRTSSWFASIRALTVLAEVGLLASLLLLVMMQVFDMEGWTFLPLLLVVLFVLLGLVVFLRRERRYIVELEQVVEHTIDAYRGVSLQLLLAIGDIYRDMLSLQEEYLSPLPAEVEESRSMLDRVFSSETEFAKLIEEERKRIDGLKGVDLKKLLRGVAGFEVISRRYILASLVILGTVVKKMKEVIAEKLELSRSMSRGLVEVSIVHDLIKRWDELSDQLIVKEVSQSFQEIAPMREMLEKTLKVLAGDIPEMKRQQEEAREFLLFQRRRLEEFFEVMEKVKHEFSLSMERYFDELKGIPSVVKEIAEIAENVKMVSFKLSIEASKAGDRSFTLIARELRTLSEKVSLFAKEITGRVSLTTQTVEKERRIQIEKLEELERIMGESSSLTQELDRYDESVRRISDSFEMQLKRIGNIEEYGREANRLLMRFFEIAQQLVIVQEELLHRDAFVEELMQGLQKNLEDFVSREESYRENKEVVRAILERLKSRITTKRERLLLKDFYRKFLGEEWEEDVSPTDDSIIIF; translated from the coding sequence ATGAAACGAACGAGCTCCTGGTTCGCCTCGATCCGTGCACTCACCGTCCTCGCTGAAGTAGGGCTTCTCGCTTCTCTGTTGCTCCTCGTGATGATGCAGGTGTTCGACATGGAGGGGTGGACGTTCCTCCCTCTCCTCCTCGTGGTGCTTTTCGTCCTCCTCGGCCTCGTGGTTTTCCTGAGGAGGGAGCGGCGCTACATAGTGGAGTTGGAACAGGTGGTAGAGCACACCATCGATGCCTATCGGGGCGTCTCCCTCCAGCTTCTCCTCGCGATCGGCGACATCTACAGGGACATGCTCTCCCTTCAAGAGGAGTACCTCTCTCCTCTGCCTGCCGAGGTCGAGGAGTCCCGGTCCATGTTGGATAGGGTGTTCTCCTCGGAGACCGAGTTCGCGAAACTCATAGAGGAGGAACGGAAGAGGATCGACGGCCTCAAAGGCGTCGATCTCAAGAAGCTCCTCCGTGGCGTGGCGGGATTCGAAGTGATCAGCCGACGGTACATCCTCGCCTCTCTGGTGATCCTGGGGACAGTCGTAAAGAAGATGAAGGAGGTGATCGCAGAGAAGCTCGAGCTCTCCAGGAGCATGTCCCGCGGGCTGGTGGAGGTCTCCATCGTCCACGACCTCATAAAACGGTGGGACGAGCTGTCGGATCAGCTCATCGTGAAGGAGGTCTCCCAGAGCTTCCAGGAGATCGCGCCGATGCGGGAGATGCTGGAGAAGACCCTCAAGGTCCTCGCCGGGGACATCCCCGAGATGAAACGGCAACAGGAGGAGGCGAGGGAGTTCCTGCTCTTCCAGCGGAGGCGGCTCGAGGAATTCTTCGAAGTGATGGAGAAGGTGAAGCACGAGTTCTCTCTCAGCATGGAGCGGTACTTCGATGAACTCAAGGGTATCCCCTCCGTGGTGAAGGAGATTGCAGAGATCGCGGAGAATGTGAAGATGGTCTCGTTCAAACTGAGCATCGAGGCGAGCAAGGCGGGTGACAGGAGCTTCACCCTCATCGCCAGGGAACTCAGGACCCTCTCCGAGAAGGTCTCCCTCTTCGCGAAGGAGATCACAGGGAGGGTGAGCCTCACCACCCAGACCGTGGAGAAGGAGAGGAGGATCCAGATCGAGAAACTCGAGGAACTCGAACGGATCATGGGGGAATCGAGTTCCCTCACCCAGGAGCTCGATCGATACGACGAGAGTGTCCGCAGGATCTCGGATTCGTTCGAGATGCAGCTCAAGCGTATCGGCAATATCGAGGAGTACGGACGCGAGGCGAACCGGCTCCTCATGCGGTTCTTCGAGATCGCCCAGCAACTGGTGATCGTCCAGGAGGAGTTGCTCCACCGGGATGCCTTTGTCGAGGAGCTCATGCAGGGGCTCCAGAAGAATCTCGAGGACTTCGTCTCCCGGGAGGAGAGTTACAGGGAGAACAAGGAGGTGGTGAGGGCCATCCTCGAGCGACTCAAATCGAGGATCACGACCAAGCGGGAACGTCTCCTCCTCAAGGATTTCTACAGGAAGTTCCTGGGAGAGGAATGGGAAGAGGATGTCTCGCCCACGGACGACTCCATCATCATCTTCTAG
- a CDS encoding chemotaxis protein CheD — protein MHEYFLHPGELIFSRRHMLVKTVLGSCVAVCIHDKVQRIGGMCHYLLPVAPTDEQRSTKYGDVAIRVLLSKFLGKAGSRKEDLLASVIGGAFVVFDEREIFFVGDRNVEVALRLLKEYGVYVLQMNTGGDYGRRVLFEPHTNKLVVEQIKGVTVDDLYDPEA, from the coding sequence ATGCACGAGTACTTCCTGCATCCCGGAGAGCTTATCTTCTCCCGACGCCACATGCTCGTAAAGACCGTGCTGGGGTCATGTGTGGCGGTGTGCATACACGACAAGGTGCAGCGTATAGGGGGGATGTGCCACTACCTCCTTCCGGTGGCCCCCACGGACGAACAGCGGAGCACCAAGTACGGTGACGTGGCCATACGGGTCTTGCTCTCGAAGTTCCTGGGGAAGGCGGGATCCCGGAAGGAGGATCTGCTGGCCTCGGTGATAGGTGGGGCGTTCGTGGTCTTCGACGAGCGGGAGATCTTCTTCGTGGGTGACAGGAACGTGGAGGTCGCACTCAGATTGCTCAAGGAATATGGGGTCTATGTGCTCCAGATGAACACCGGCGGGGACTACGGGAGGAGGGTTCTCTTCGAACCTCACACCAACAAGCTGGTCGTCGAACAGATAAAGGGCGTGACCGTGGATGATCTCTACGACCCGGAGGCGTGA
- a CDS encoding CheR family methyltransferase gives MMSTLSPAMFTRLSGLFYEITGIRLKEYKRYLLEYRLMRLVGPDRRFSSFEELYEALREDHTGELRGLFVHLLTTNYTYFFRESLHFSVVREYLQGRGREEPYVRIWSAGCATGEETYSIAMVVRDALPDVDARDLKILGTDISPEVLYVAHAGVYPIRKVQTSPYDHLLARYCRFDEGEGILEVKDEVKRLVTFRRLNLMEPYPFRRMFDVVFLRNVLIYFDLPEKERILSKVYDVVKPEGYLILGLSESLVGVRHRFLHLKASIYSKRG, from the coding sequence ATGATGTCCACCCTCTCTCCCGCGATGTTCACCCGGCTCTCCGGGCTCTTCTACGAGATCACCGGGATACGGCTCAAGGAGTACAAGCGATACCTCCTCGAATACCGCCTCATGCGGCTCGTGGGGCCCGATCGGAGGTTCTCCTCGTTCGAGGAGCTCTACGAGGCGCTCCGTGAGGACCACACGGGGGAGCTCAGGGGACTCTTCGTCCACCTCCTCACCACGAACTACACATACTTCTTCCGTGAGTCCCTGCACTTCTCGGTGGTACGGGAGTATCTCCAGGGAAGAGGCAGGGAGGAACCCTATGTGAGGATATGGAGCGCGGGATGCGCCACCGGAGAGGAGACGTACAGTATCGCCATGGTGGTGAGGGATGCCCTCCCCGATGTGGATGCGAGGGATCTCAAGATCCTGGGTACGGACATCTCGCCCGAGGTCTTGTACGTGGCGCACGCGGGTGTGTATCCGATCAGGAAGGTGCAGACCTCGCCGTATGATCATCTTCTCGCGCGTTATTGCAGGTTCGACGAGGGGGAGGGTATCCTCGAGGTGAAGGATGAGGTGAAGAGGCTGGTGACGTTCAGGCGCCTCAACCTCATGGAACCCTATCCGTTCAGACGCATGTTCGATGTGGTGTTCCTCCGGAATGTGCTCATCTATTTCGACCTTCCCGAGAAGGAGCGGATCCTCTCGAAGGTCTACGACGTGGTGAAGCCGGAAGGGTATCTCATCCTGGGGCTCTCGGAGAGCCTCGTGGGGGTGCGTCACCGGTTTCTTCACCTCAAGGCTTCCATCTACAGCAAGAGAGGGTGA
- a CDS encoding chemotaxis protein CheW yields the protein MADPVLNKYLLFSLGEEHYGIPIAKVQEVVRYIPITRLHDTSRFLKGVVNLRGRIVPIIDLRLKFGFEERPYTDRTVFIVVEVLSPRSPYLVGLAVDAVEDVVEVPDTRVEKMPSVGGKMKSHYLYGLVQLGDRLVLLLNLEEILSTEEVVKISEKVETHKVSPEPSSSQRKG from the coding sequence ATGGCTGATCCGGTTCTCAACAAGTATCTGCTCTTTTCCCTGGGGGAGGAACACTACGGGATCCCCATCGCCAAGGTCCAGGAGGTGGTACGATACATCCCCATCACCAGGTTGCACGACACCTCCCGCTTCCTCAAGGGGGTGGTCAATCTCAGGGGAAGGATCGTGCCGATCATAGATCTGAGGCTCAAGTTCGGCTTCGAGGAGAGACCCTATACGGATCGAACGGTCTTCATCGTGGTGGAGGTCTTGAGTCCCCGCAGCCCCTACCTGGTCGGCCTCGCCGTCGATGCGGTGGAGGACGTGGTGGAGGTACCCGATACACGGGTGGAGAAGATGCCCAGCGTGGGCGGCAAGATGAAGTCGCACTACCTCTACGGACTGGTGCAGTTGGGTGACCGACTCGTCCTCCTCCTCAACCTCGAGGAGATCCTGAGCACCGAAGAAGTGGTGAAGATCTCGGAGAAGGTGGAGACCCATAAGGTCTCACCGGAACCCTCTTCCTCACAGCGTAAAGGATGA
- a CDS encoding chemotaxis protein CheA, translating into MSNGQGVRVKALLKNLKTLERRLSSYVPGDVIALAEIRELLGEVRREFERTPSLKKLEGVLVTFLQISDRLASDPGLEAGFVELLSGVVSDLILFFTRKIEAKTFAAHLRSFIPRLKEMLSSSAPREEKGRPRYPSDYFDALVDDGRLLSQFFHEASDHLNEAQYTLLDLEYDPTNKELVNDIFRNFHTIKGSSAFLGLRNIEEVSHRIEDLFVLVRDDKIFLSRDLIDVVFYGIELIRVLLDIMETSGFEREKMTQAFLQVDIFTYLHLMERILTEYTVKKIGEILQEEGKLKPEDLHVLLERQEKEGGERMPLGKLAVEERLVMPEDVVGALKKQQDQRAKARRLGYVKVSNEKLNMLIDLVGELVIHQSMLQQHLLAEEDRERLDRTLTSLETTTSTIKNLVLSLGMLPMGDLFNRLRVAIRHTAEELGKAIIVDTEGEETELDRNMLEVLYDPLLHLVRNAVDHGIESPEEREKAGKLRVGKISLRAEHRGSGIQIVVEDDGRGIDRKKVVEKALLLGLVRKEDAGRMSEKEVYDLLFLPGFSTKERVDTTSGRGVGMDVVKKNLESIHGRVEVESEEGKFTRFIIGLPLTLAIIDGLVTVIGKNRYIFPFGAVEEIAVIPRDRLRMEEDQNATLLFHRGRHIPVLFSHRILGEERHEEGDSFLGVLVLHERSSYCVVVDEIVGKQEVVIKNLGGLLSGYRYLSGGTIFGDGSIGFVLDIQGLIEEAEAGSAAKTVLREV; encoded by the coding sequence GTGTCGAACGGCCAGGGGGTGAGAGTGAAGGCTCTTCTCAAGAACCTGAAGACGTTGGAACGGCGTCTCTCCTCGTATGTTCCAGGGGATGTGATCGCACTCGCCGAGATCCGGGAGCTCCTCGGTGAGGTCCGGAGGGAGTTCGAGAGGACCCCTTCGCTCAAGAAACTCGAAGGCGTGCTCGTTACCTTTCTCCAGATCTCGGACCGGCTCGCCTCGGATCCGGGGTTGGAGGCTGGCTTCGTGGAGCTCCTCTCGGGGGTGGTGAGTGATCTCATCCTCTTCTTCACGAGGAAGATCGAGGCGAAGACCTTCGCGGCCCACCTCAGATCCTTCATCCCTCGACTCAAGGAGATGCTCTCCTCCTCTGCCCCACGGGAGGAGAAGGGGCGTCCCCGTTATCCCTCCGATTACTTCGACGCCCTCGTGGACGACGGCCGGCTTCTCTCGCAGTTCTTCCACGAGGCGTCCGACCACCTCAACGAGGCCCAGTACACGCTCCTCGATCTCGAGTACGATCCCACGAACAAGGAACTCGTCAACGACATTTTCCGGAACTTCCATACGATCAAGGGGTCTTCCGCGTTCCTCGGCCTCAGGAACATAGAGGAGGTCAGTCACAGGATAGAGGACCTCTTCGTCCTCGTACGCGATGACAAGATCTTTCTCTCTCGGGATCTCATCGATGTGGTGTTCTACGGGATAGAACTCATCAGGGTCTTGCTCGACATCATGGAGACCTCCGGATTCGAACGGGAGAAGATGACCCAGGCATTCCTCCAGGTGGATATCTTCACCTACCTCCACCTCATGGAGCGTATACTCACGGAATATACGGTGAAGAAGATCGGCGAGATCCTCCAGGAGGAGGGCAAGCTGAAGCCCGAAGACCTCCACGTGCTCCTCGAGCGTCAGGAGAAGGAAGGGGGAGAACGGATGCCCCTGGGGAAACTCGCTGTTGAGGAGCGGCTCGTGATGCCGGAGGACGTGGTGGGGGCCCTCAAGAAACAGCAGGATCAGCGGGCCAAGGCGAGACGGCTGGGATACGTGAAGGTCTCCAACGAGAAGCTCAACATGCTCATCGATCTGGTGGGGGAGCTGGTGATCCATCAGTCGATGCTCCAGCAACACCTCCTGGCGGAGGAGGACAGGGAGCGGCTCGACAGGACGCTCACGAGCCTGGAGACGACCACCTCGACCATCAAGAACCTGGTCCTCTCACTCGGCATGCTCCCCATGGGCGATCTCTTCAACCGGCTCAGGGTGGCCATACGGCATACCGCGGAGGAGCTCGGCAAGGCGATCATCGTGGACACCGAGGGAGAGGAGACGGAACTCGACAGGAACATGCTGGAGGTGCTCTACGACCCCCTGCTCCACCTCGTGCGGAACGCCGTGGATCACGGTATCGAATCCCCCGAGGAACGGGAGAAGGCGGGGAAGCTCAGGGTCGGCAAGATCTCCCTGCGGGCGGAACACCGGGGGAGCGGCATCCAGATCGTGGTGGAGGACGACGGACGGGGTATCGACCGCAAGAAGGTGGTGGAGAAGGCCCTGCTCCTCGGCCTCGTCCGCAAGGAGGATGCGGGGCGGATGAGCGAGAAGGAGGTCTACGACCTCCTCTTCCTTCCGGGGTTCTCCACCAAGGAGCGGGTGGACACCACCTCGGGCAGGGGGGTGGGGATGGACGTGGTGAAGAAGAATCTCGAGTCCATCCACGGCAGGGTCGAGGTGGAGAGCGAAGAGGGGAAGTTCACCCGATTCATCATCGGACTTCCCCTCACCCTGGCCATCATCGACGGACTCGTCACGGTGATCGGGAAGAACCGGTACATCTTCCCCTTCGGGGCGGTGGAGGAGATCGCCGTGATACCCCGGGACCGACTCCGTATGGAGGAGGATCAGAACGCCACCCTCCTGTTCCATCGGGGGCGGCACATCCCCGTGCTCTTCTCCCATCGCATCCTGGGAGAGGAGAGGCACGAAGAAGGGGATTCCTTCCTCGGGGTCCTCGTGCTCCACGAGCGTTCCTCCTACTGCGTGGTGGTGGACGAGATCGTGGGAAAGCAGGAGGTGGTGATCAAGAATCTGGGGGGATTGCTCTCCGGCTATCGCTATCTCTCCGGTGGTACCATATTCGGGGACGGGAGTATAGGTTTCGTCCTCGACATCCAGGGATTGATAGAAGAGGCGGAGGCCGGATCGGCGGCCAAGACGGTATTGAGGGAGGTGTGA